Proteins encoded in a region of the Megalops cyprinoides isolate fMegCyp1 chromosome 3, fMegCyp1.pri, whole genome shotgun sequence genome:
- the gpr83 gene encoding probable G-protein coupled receptor 83 — MSKYMWLPLPYGSESFKKDSSTNSSDLFSNFYGFTNHSSFWNFTLDEGIYDNGTKYETESQNPTVKALLIVAYSVIIVISLFGNILVCHVVIKNKRMHSVTSLFIVNLAIADIMITLLNTPFTLVRFVNSTWVFGKLMCHVSRFAQYCSVHVSVLTLAAIAIDRHQVIMHPLKQRMSMFSGFICIAVIWVTASCFSLPHAIYQKLFRFEFGYKKVRMVCLHSFPQPSDLFWKYLDLATFVLLYALPLTVISVAYIIVAKKLWMRNAIGDVTMEQYFAHRRKKKMTLKMLMLVVVVFAVCWFPLNCYVILVSSKAIVTNNALYFTFHWFAMSSTCYNPFIYCWLNDSFRSELKSLLCMCRRLQPVHAQAVPSTSPSFRNTWVERVDGERKKLPHGTKSTFSMHSGKTDIFIVDPIVAVS, encoded by the exons TTAAAAAGGATAGCAGCACCAATTCTTCGGACCTTTTCTCAAATTTCTACGGCTTTACAAATCATTCTTCGTTTTGGAATTTCACCCTGGATGAAGGAATATATGACAATGGAACCAAATATGAGACCGAATCACAGAACCCTACAGTAAAGGCTCTGCTCATTGTTGCTTATTCTGTCATTATCGTCATTTCACTTTTTGGAAACATTCTGGTATGTCACGTTGTCATAAAAAACAAGCGGATGCATTCTGTCACAAGTTTGTTCATTGTGAATCTGGCAATTGCTGACATAATGATCACCCTTCTCAACACTCCTTTTACTCTG gTAAGGTTTGTGAACAGTACCTGGGTTTTTGGAAAACTCATGTGCCATGTTAGTCGCTTTGCACAGTATTGTTCTGTTCATGTATCGGTGCTGACCCTAGCGGCCATTGCAATCGACCGTCATCAA GTGATCATGCACCCCCTGAAGCAAAGGATGTCCATGTTCAGTGGATTCATCTGCATTGCTGTGATTTGGGTGACAGCCTCATGTTTCTCTTTACCACATGCAATCTACCAGAAGCTCTTTCGCTTTGAGTTTGG TTACAAAAAGGTTAGAATGGTGTGTCTGCACAGCTTCCCTCAGCCCTCTGATTTATTCTGGAAGTACCTGGACTTAGCCACATTTGTCCTTCTGTATGCACTGCCATTGACTGTAATCTCTGTGGCCTACATCATTGTGGCTAAGAAGCTGTGGATGAGGAACGCAATAGGGGATGTCACCATGGAGCAGTATTTTGCCCACCGCCGAAAGAAGAAGATGACCCTGAAAATGCTGATGCTGGTGGTGGTTGTTTTTGCAGTTTGCTGGTTCCCGCTCAACTGCTATGTGATTCTGGTCTCCAGCAAAGCTATTGTCACTAACAATGCCTTGTACTTCACTTTCCACTGGTTTGCCATGAGCAGCACTTGCTATAACCCCTTCATCTACTGTTGGCTCAATGACAGCTTCCGCTCTGAGCTCAAGTCCTTGCTGTGCATGTGCAGGCGGCTTCAGCCTGTCCACGCCCAGGCCGTGCCTAGCACCTCCCCGTCCTTCAGGAATACATGGGTGGAGAGGGTAGATGGTGAGAGGAAAAAACTCCCACATGGCACAAAGTCTACCTTCAGCATGCACTCAGGGAAAACTGACATCTTCATCGTGGATCCAATCGTAGCTGTTTCATAG